A single genomic interval of Helianthus annuus cultivar XRQ/B chromosome 6, HanXRQr2.0-SUNRISE, whole genome shotgun sequence harbors:
- the LOC110865081 gene encoding homeobox protein ATH1 isoform X1, with amino-acid sequence MENNGFNIPIENFIIQDGNFQSFDQNHQNYQFVPKFPMLSMIQNEPINGTRITNPNEHFGSNFASNDQMDVPISASALASLLASRIGQHGQPDQHGQHESLNYPPFGQSLEIPKNVVPNNSFPDVFGYDHGTLNDMSRKWEFGKFSTPTTERIGFDTNPNGWISGDNNPSVSSDGNELSLGLATCSGMSNLSLQASSCNGKKISFGLDSNTNRPIQALQCASGSNGHLHMMQEILTEIASYSLGNLDQMNHKQISFDDFSDGNNKFDNRFNPVSKSYGIEEKKKHLLALLEMVDERYNQCLDEIHTVISAFHAVTELDPQIHACFALHTVTFFYKNLREKISNHILSMGADVNTSDPKEEETNLSSFLPKQWALQQLRRKDHQLWRPQRGLPEKSVSVLRAWMFQNFLHPYPKDAEKQLLAVKSGLTRSQVSNWFINARVRLWKPMIEEMYLEMNRRRICDEGTASSHRNQQYHI; translated from the exons ATGGAGAACAATGGATTCAATATCCCAATTGAGAATTTCATCATTCAAGATGGAAACTTTCAGTCTTTTGATCAAAATCATCAAAACTACCAATTTGTGCCCAAATTTCCTATGCTTTCTATGATCCAAAATGAACCGATaaacggtacaagaatcacaaatccGAATGAACATTTTGGAAGTAATTTTGCTTCAAATGATCAAATGGATGTTCCCATTTCTGCTTCAGCTCTAGCATCACTTCTAGCCTCCAGAATTGGTCAACACGGTCAACCCGATCAACACGGTCAACATGAAAGCTTGAATTACCCTCCTTTTGGTCAATCACTTGAAATTCCTAAAAATGTTGTTCCAAACAATAGTTTTCCTGATGTTTTTGGATATGATCATGGGACACTTAATGATATGAGCAGGAAATGGGAATTCGGCAAGTTTTCGACACCAACAACCGAACGAATCGGATTCGATACGAATCCAAACGGGTGGATATCGGGCGATAATAACCCGAGTGTGAGTTCGGATGGTAATGAGCTATCTTTGGGTCTTGCCACCTGTTCTGGCATGAGCAATCTTTCTTTACAAGCAAGTTCTTGCAACGGTAAAAAGATCTCTTTCGGGTTAGATTCAAACACGAATAGACCGATTCAGGCGTTGCAATGTGCATCTGGATCAAATGGGCATCTTCATATGATGCAAGAAATACTTACAGAAATTGCAAGCTATTCACTTGGGAATCTTGATCAGATGAACCATAAGCAGATTAGTTTTGATGATTTTTCAGATGGAAATAACAAATTTGATAACCGATTTAATCCGGTTTCGAAATCGTATGGTATTGAAGAGAAAAAGAAGCATTTGCTGGCCTTATTAGAAATG GTCGATGAACGATACAACCAATGCTTAGATGAGATCCATACTGTAATATCAGCATTCCATGCAGTAACAGAACTGGATCCTCAAATACATGCTTGTTTTGCTCTTCATACAGTTACTTTCTTTTACAAGAACTTAAGAGAGAAAATAAGTAACCATATACTTTCAATGGGAGCCGATGTTAACACGTCGGATCCTAAGGAAGAAGAGACGAACCTTTCGtcttttttaccaaaacaatggGCTCTTCAACAGCTAAGAAGAAAGGatcatcaactttggaggccccAAAGAGGGCTGCCTGAAAAATCGGTTTCTGTGCTGCGCGCATGGATGTTTCAGAATTTTCTTCACCC GTATCCTAAGGATGCAGAGAAACAATTGTTGGCTGTAAAAAGTGGATTGACAAGGAGCCAG GTGTCTAATTGGTTTATAAATGCGAGAGTTCGATTATGGAAGCCGATGATCGAGGAAATGTACTTGGAGATGAACAGAAGGAGGATTTGTGATGAAGGAACAGCAAGTAGCCACAGAAACCAGCAATATCACATCTGA
- the LOC110865081 gene encoding homeobox protein ATH1 isoform X2 has protein sequence MENNGFNIPIENFIIQDGNFQSFDQNHQNYQFVPKFPMLSMIQNEPINGTRITNPNEHFGSNFASNDQMDVPISASALASLLASRIGQHGQPDQHGQHESLNYPPFGQSLEIPKNVVPNNSFPDVFGYDHGTLNDMSRKWEFGKFSTPTTERIGFDTNPNGWISGDNNPSVSSDGNELSLGLATCSGMSNLSLQASSCNGKKISFGLDSNTNRPIQALQCASGSNGHLHMMQEILTEIASYSLGNLDQMNHKQISFDDFSDGNNKFDNRFNPVSKSYGIEEKKKHLLALLEMVDERYNQCLDEIHTVISAFHAVTELDPQIHACFALHTVTFFYKNLREKISNHILSMGADVNTSDPKEEETNLSSFLPKQWALQQLRRKDHQLWRPQRGLPEKSVSVLRAWMFQNFLHP, from the exons ATGGAGAACAATGGATTCAATATCCCAATTGAGAATTTCATCATTCAAGATGGAAACTTTCAGTCTTTTGATCAAAATCATCAAAACTACCAATTTGTGCCCAAATTTCCTATGCTTTCTATGATCCAAAATGAACCGATaaacggtacaagaatcacaaatccGAATGAACATTTTGGAAGTAATTTTGCTTCAAATGATCAAATGGATGTTCCCATTTCTGCTTCAGCTCTAGCATCACTTCTAGCCTCCAGAATTGGTCAACACGGTCAACCCGATCAACACGGTCAACATGAAAGCTTGAATTACCCTCCTTTTGGTCAATCACTTGAAATTCCTAAAAATGTTGTTCCAAACAATAGTTTTCCTGATGTTTTTGGATATGATCATGGGACACTTAATGATATGAGCAGGAAATGGGAATTCGGCAAGTTTTCGACACCAACAACCGAACGAATCGGATTCGATACGAATCCAAACGGGTGGATATCGGGCGATAATAACCCGAGTGTGAGTTCGGATGGTAATGAGCTATCTTTGGGTCTTGCCACCTGTTCTGGCATGAGCAATCTTTCTTTACAAGCAAGTTCTTGCAACGGTAAAAAGATCTCTTTCGGGTTAGATTCAAACACGAATAGACCGATTCAGGCGTTGCAATGTGCATCTGGATCAAATGGGCATCTTCATATGATGCAAGAAATACTTACAGAAATTGCAAGCTATTCACTTGGGAATCTTGATCAGATGAACCATAAGCAGATTAGTTTTGATGATTTTTCAGATGGAAATAACAAATTTGATAACCGATTTAATCCGGTTTCGAAATCGTATGGTATTGAAGAGAAAAAGAAGCATTTGCTGGCCTTATTAGAAATG GTCGATGAACGATACAACCAATGCTTAGATGAGATCCATACTGTAATATCAGCATTCCATGCAGTAACAGAACTGGATCCTCAAATACATGCTTGTTTTGCTCTTCATACAGTTACTTTCTTTTACAAGAACTTAAGAGAGAAAATAAGTAACCATATACTTTCAATGGGAGCCGATGTTAACACGTCGGATCCTAAGGAAGAAGAGACGAACCTTTCGtcttttttaccaaaacaatggGCTCTTCAACAGCTAAGAAGAAAGGatcatcaactttggaggccccAAAGAGGGCTGCCTGAAAAATCGGTTTCTGTGCTGCGCGCATGGATGTTTCAGAATTTTCTTCACCCGTAA